One part of the Verrucomicrobiota bacterium genome encodes these proteins:
- a CDS encoding exosortase/archaeosortase family protein, producing MNPPVRPFSFQHHRESWRYGLLIAAFGALWYVLIARLAVYWSISAEYSFGWFGPLICAYLFFFRWMTRPRAEPARSAVPKGLFWLAGVAFLPTWLVEQPYPDWRLIIWLLALEVVVLSLCAVYFVGGRPWLKHFGFSICMILATVPWEGDMEHFVTQGLMLVVTSVTVAALNLVHIQALQHGNLIELKTGLLGIAEACSGIRSLQATLMVSLFLGELYRATWPRRLLLVICGSVVAFICNVGRAFLLAAVAAHDGLEAISKWHDPAGFIILGICFVVVWGLAHLLSGGFPQLQRSSEPATNLVPWRLVVGLGVWVLCALLGTEAWYRGHEGRAGPHWSFQWPVSNSDFSNVALSPVAEGIGFDEGRAATWTDRDGTQWTAFLFKWAAGPVRSRILARVHRPENCFPQAGYKLKADRGTIGVQTNGLTLPFHALEFDFDGKPAHVFFCLWQDGLNASEQSLISLKWTRWSALRAVLRGERNLGQEVLEVVIIGYPTLGDAEIAFRQRMGELIRS from the coding sequence ATGAATCCACCTGTGAGGCCATTCAGCTTCCAACATCATCGCGAATCCTGGCGGTATGGCTTGCTGATCGCTGCTTTCGGCGCGCTTTGGTACGTGCTTATCGCGCGTCTTGCCGTGTATTGGTCGATCAGCGCCGAATATAGTTTCGGGTGGTTCGGACCCCTGATCTGCGCTTACCTTTTCTTTTTTCGCTGGATGACCCGTCCGCGCGCCGAGCCGGCGCGCTCGGCCGTTCCAAAAGGGTTGTTTTGGCTGGCCGGCGTTGCGTTTCTACCCACCTGGCTCGTGGAGCAGCCCTATCCGGACTGGCGGCTCATTATTTGGCTTTTGGCGTTGGAAGTCGTCGTGCTGTCGCTCTGCGCGGTTTATTTCGTGGGCGGCAGGCCGTGGCTGAAACACTTCGGGTTCAGCATCTGCATGATATTGGCGACGGTCCCGTGGGAGGGCGATATGGAACATTTCGTCACTCAGGGCCTGATGCTGGTGGTCACCTCAGTTACGGTTGCCGCGTTGAATCTGGTTCATATTCAGGCGCTCCAGCACGGGAACCTCATCGAACTCAAAACCGGCCTGCTGGGAATTGCTGAGGCTTGCAGCGGGATCCGGTCGCTTCAGGCCACGCTCATGGTGTCGCTGTTCCTTGGGGAACTCTATCGCGCGACGTGGCCGCGGCGACTCCTGCTCGTCATCTGCGGGTCCGTAGTTGCGTTCATCTGCAACGTCGGGCGCGCTTTCCTCCTGGCGGCGGTGGCCGCCCACGACGGGCTCGAAGCGATCTCGAAGTGGCATGATCCGGCCGGCTTTATCATCCTGGGCATCTGTTTCGTCGTGGTTTGGGGTCTTGCCCACCTTCTTTCCGGAGGTTTTCCGCAACTGCAGCGGTCTTCGGAACCCGCCACAAACCTTGTTCCGTGGAGGCTGGTGGTTGGATTGGGGGTGTGGGTGCTATGCGCCCTGCTGGGTACCGAAGCATGGTACCGGGGGCACGAAGGGCGAGCGGGACCGCATTGGTCTTTCCAGTGGCCCGTGTCGAACAGCGACTTTTCCAACGTCGCCCTTTCACCGGTCGCAGAAGGGATCGGGTTTGACGAGGGGCGGGCCGCAACGTGGACAGACCGCGACGGCACCCAGTGGACCGCCTTTTTGTTCAAGTGGGCTGCCGGCCCGGTGCGGTCAAGGATCTTGGCGCGTGTGCATCGCCCCGAAAATTGCTTCCCGCAGGCCGGTTACAAGCTGAAGGCGGACCGGGGCACGATCGGCGTCCAGACAAACGGCCTGACCCTTCCGTTCCACGCTTTGGAGTTCGATTTCGACGGCAAACCGGCGCACGTCTTCTTTTGCCTTTGGCAGGATGGCTTGAACGCGTCGGAACAGTCCCTTATCTCGCTCAAGTGGACTCGCTGGTCGGCGCTCCGGGCGGTGCTGCGCGGTGAACGTAACCTTGGCCAAGAGGTGTTGGAGGTCGTCATCATCGGGTATCCCACCCTCGGGGATGCGGAAATCGCGTTCCGCCAACGAATGGGGGAGCTGATTCGGAGTTAG